The genome window GATCCTCGCGGGCTTCAGGGACGACGCCATTCTTTAGCGGCCATGCTGGCGGCGGTCGTGTGTGGTTTGTTATGCGGAGCGCGCGGTTATGCGCCGATTGCGCAGTGGTTGCACGCTCAGCCGGTGGAAGTCTGGCATCT of Pirellulales bacterium contains these proteins:
- a CDS encoding transposase family protein, with the protein product MLSVPAGDLLEDLQQIRDPRGLQGRRHSLAAMLAAVVCGLLCGARGYAPIAQWLHAQPVEVWHL